In a genomic window of Pangasianodon hypophthalmus isolate fPanHyp1 chromosome 1, fPanHyp1.pri, whole genome shotgun sequence:
- the agtr1b gene encoding type-1 angiotensin II receptor: MENLTADSNEALPLKCNMTGSHKFIFTFVPVVYAFNFVIGMVGNSMVVTVIYRYMKLKTVANVFVLNLAVSDLTFLVTLPMWATFTALGYHWPFGSFLCKASAGLVIFNLYTSIFFLTALSVDRYLAIVHPMGSRQRRTLLYARITCVLVWVFAFVLSMPTALSRDIYRVKDHPSTLCGILQSNKQMHLLVSLSILKSVLGFLVPFLIIITCDCLMGCALLKAKGLLRKSARSREDETLRMLAAAVLAFFVCWAPHQLFHFMELLAMLGVVKDCHVLDVIDTAMPFSICLAYFNSCVNPILYGFVGHNFRKNLLRLLHCESSPVMRNSSISTKMTALSTRASQVLRLSSKKDSEYNSNTVEEPKT; encoded by the coding sequence ATGGAAAACCTAACGGCGGACTCAAACGAGGCTTTGCCACTAAAATGCAACATGACCGGCAGCCACAAATTCATCTTCACCTTTGTACCAGTCGTCTACGCTTTCAACTTCGTAATTGGGATGGTGGGTAACAGCATGGTGGTGACTGTGATCTACCGCTACATGAAGCTGAAGACTGTAGCCAACGTGTTTGTACTCAATTTGGCTGTATCAGATCTCACCTTCCTTGTCACTCTGCCCATGTGGGCCACGTTCACTGCCTTGGGCTACCACTGGCCATTTGGAAGTTTCCTATGCAAGGCCAGCGCAGGCCTGGTTATCTTCAACCTCTACACCAGTATATTCTTCCTGACGGCGCTCAGTGTGGATCGATACTTGGCCATCGTTCACCCAATGGGCTCCCGGCAGCGGCGTACGCTGCTCTATGCCCGAATTACCTGCGTGCTAGTGTGGGTATTTGCCTTTGTTCTGAGCATGCCTACTGCTCTAAGCAGGGACATCTACAGGGTCAAGGATCATCCCTCCACACTCTGTGGAATCTTGCAAAGTAACAAGCAGATGCATCTTCTGGTGTCTCTCAGCATCCTTAAGAGTGTTCTAGGGTTTCTTGTGCccttcctcatcatcatcacctgtGATTGCCTGATGGGTTGCGCCCTGCTGAAAGCCAAAGGTTTGCTGAGGAAGAGTGCACGTTCTCGGGAAGACGAGACTCTGCGTATGTTAGCTGCCGCTGTCCTGGCCTTCTTCGTATGCTGGGCTCCTCACCAGCTCTTCCACTTCATGGAGCTTCTGGCAATGCTGGGGGTGGTGAAAGACTGCCATGTTCTGGATGTCATCGACACGGCCATGCCCTTCAGCATATGCCTGGCTTACTTTAACAGTTGCGTCAACCCCATTCTCTATGGCTTCGTGGGCCACAACTTTCGCAAGAACCTCCTGAGGCTGCTGCACTGTGAGTCAAGTCCTGTTATGAGAAACTCCAGTATCAGCACCAAGATGACTGCTCTGTCCACCAGAGCTTCTCAAGTGCTACGTCTGTCTAGTAAGAAAGATTCTGAGTATAATTCTAACACAGTGGAAGAGCCAAAGACCTAG